The Microscilla marina ATCC 23134 genome has a segment encoding these proteins:
- a CDS encoding CHAT domain-containing protein, producing MKTWIIFLLALLSFNATHGQTKVDTLEAHRLVKEGKKLLFTQEGYKALKKLQQASNLFKAQGFEIQQAKCIMYQLYCYGWLTIHNPKVLLKAEYALKIFQKHKDFFNVAKTYAILGGHYADSGIDIDKALFYYQKSIAIYQKNGYKMSVNVAWLWNSIGNIYMVQKKYKKAVTCFEKSHQMLQKLLPVGDARLGYYFSNMSLCFRAQKKYDVAIKYLRQAGKYSKGRREGYYSNLGDLYLFQSRLILSEQYYLKALALAKKRYNGRHQNIGGIYESLARLSIEKKDYFSALKRVQKGLSYLVSNFIDTLDIYHHTSVRNSKHPYMYLYLLLHKAKAFSLFSDSLKDLKASLYNYQLYDSVTIEVQSQSNHRNYYFSQKIYPEAIQVCQRLYAKTQDKKYQHLAFYFAQRSHVNVLAKSVQTRRAQAVAQLPDSLVNQEMYLKQQRAYYQQKALTASNARQKTAYQDSIFRVLRQQDMLNEAYAQKFPKYYRLRFQSKPATVPQIQQKLDSQSVVLSYVWGKEQSHVLAITRDNFQVYTLPPQKQVTAALNAYYNALQQAQRLPVFARKSYQAYQCLLAPLQKLLRTKQKIIVTNPTLLSVPLEALVTQPYQSTWGAFGQLPYLAKQHTLSYHYSASLWWQNERRPSLSIKRQRLHFAGFAPFSGGKGQVMTTRANEGLLPESKAEVSAVYNFFKQKKHEAAAYLSKAATRREFLRQVSKLDILHIASHSTANLREARLARIHFAPQPQADSTYLYAESIYYLPLKAQLVVLSSCESGVGKFEAGEGVMSLARGFLHAGAQSVVSSLWEADDVYTKKLMILFYNQALFGQVPYSRALGFAKRHLLSQEPTLHPKYWSNFILIGR from the coding sequence ATGAAAACCTGGATCATTTTTTTACTCGCCCTTTTATCATTCAATGCCACTCATGGGCAAACCAAAGTAGATACTTTAGAGGCGCATCGATTAGTAAAGGAGGGGAAGAAACTACTCTTTACTCAGGAAGGGTATAAAGCTTTAAAAAAGCTTCAACAAGCCAGTAACTTATTTAAAGCGCAAGGTTTTGAGATACAACAGGCGAAGTGTATTATGTATCAGTTGTATTGTTATGGATGGTTAACTATTCATAATCCTAAGGTGCTATTGAAGGCGGAGTATGCTTTGAAAATATTTCAGAAACACAAAGATTTTTTTAATGTAGCCAAGACCTATGCTATCCTGGGGGGGCATTACGCTGATTCAGGAATAGATATTGACAAAGCACTCTTTTACTATCAAAAATCTATAGCTATTTATCAAAAAAATGGTTATAAAATGAGTGTGAATGTAGCTTGGCTATGGAATAGTATAGGTAATATATATATGGTTCAAAAAAAATATAAGAAAGCCGTTACTTGTTTTGAAAAAAGCCACCAAATGCTGCAAAAGTTGTTGCCCGTAGGAGATGCTCGTTTGGGTTACTACTTTTCGAATATGAGCCTGTGTTTTCGAGCGCAGAAAAAATATGATGTGGCAATTAAATATTTACGGCAAGCAGGCAAGTATAGTAAGGGAAGGAGGGAGGGGTATTATAGTAACTTGGGAGATTTATACCTCTTTCAAAGTAGGCTTATATTAAGTGAGCAGTATTACCTGAAGGCACTTGCACTAGCCAAAAAACGTTACAATGGAAGACATCAAAATATAGGAGGTATTTACGAGAGTTTGGCTCGTTTATCTATTGAAAAAAAAGATTATTTTTCAGCATTAAAGCGTGTACAGAAAGGACTTAGTTATTTAGTGAGTAATTTTATAGATACTTTGGATATTTATCATCATACCAGTGTGAGGAATAGTAAACATCCTTATATGTATTTATATTTACTACTACATAAGGCTAAAGCATTCTCCTTGTTTTCTGATAGCTTAAAAGACCTCAAAGCCTCTCTATATAATTACCAATTGTATGATAGTGTCACCATAGAAGTGCAATCTCAGAGCAACCATCGAAACTATTATTTTTCCCAAAAGATATATCCTGAAGCCATTCAAGTATGCCAACGATTGTACGCCAAAACCCAAGACAAAAAATACCAACACCTGGCGTTTTATTTTGCCCAACGGAGTCATGTTAATGTGCTTGCCAAGTCAGTGCAGACGCGCCGGGCTCAGGCGGTGGCACAGTTGCCCGATTCCTTAGTCAATCAAGAGATGTATTTGAAACAACAGCGGGCGTACTATCAGCAAAAAGCATTGACGGCAAGCAATGCTCGGCAAAAAACAGCGTACCAGGATTCTATTTTTAGAGTGCTCCGCCAACAAGATATGCTCAATGAGGCTTACGCCCAAAAATTCCCCAAATATTACCGTTTACGGTTTCAGAGCAAGCCGGCAACCGTGCCCCAGATCCAGCAAAAACTAGACAGTCAATCGGTGGTGTTGAGCTATGTTTGGGGCAAGGAGCAAAGCCATGTGTTGGCCATTACCCGTGACAATTTTCAGGTATACACTTTGCCTCCCCAAAAACAGGTAACCGCGGCTTTAAATGCCTACTACAATGCCCTGCAACAAGCGCAACGTTTGCCAGTTTTTGCCCGCAAGAGTTATCAAGCGTACCAATGTTTGCTGGCGCCCCTGCAAAAGCTATTGCGCACCAAACAAAAAATAATAGTAACCAACCCTACCTTATTGAGCGTGCCTCTCGAAGCCCTGGTTACCCAACCTTATCAATCTACCTGGGGGGCTTTTGGTCAGTTGCCTTATTTGGCGAAACAACATACCCTAAGTTACCATTACTCGGCGAGCTTGTGGTGGCAAAACGAGCGCCGCCCTTCTTTGTCTATCAAGCGTCAACGCCTCCATTTTGCGGGTTTTGCCCCGTTTAGCGGGGGCAAGGGGCAAGTCATGACCACCCGCGCCAACGAGGGCTTGTTGCCCGAAAGCAAGGCAGAGGTAAGCGCTGTGTACAATTTCTTTAAACAAAAAAAGCACGAGGCGGCTGCCTATTTGTCTAAGGCGGCTACCCGGCGGGAGTTTTTACGCCAGGTGAGCAAATTAGACATCTTGCACATTGCGAGCCACAGCACCGCCAATCTCCGCGAGGCACGCCTGGCGCGCATTCATTTTGCTCCTCAGCCCCAAGCTGACTCTACCTATTTGTATGCCGAGAGCATTTACTATTTGCCGCTCAAGGCGCAATTGGTGGTATTGAGCAGTTGCGAGTCGGGAGTGGGTAAGTTTGAGGCGGGCGAAGGGGTCATGTCTTTGGCGCGGGGTTTTTTGCACGCGGGTGCCCAAAGCGTGGTTTCGTCGTTGTGGGAAGCCGATGATGTGTACACCAAAAAACTGATGATTTTGTTTTACAACCAGGCATTGTTTGGGCAAGTGCCCTACAGCCGCGCCTTGGGCTTTGCCAAACGCCATCTGCTCAGCCAAGAACCCACGCTCCACCCCAAATACTGGAGCAACTTTATATTGATTGGACGCTAA
- a CDS encoding CHAT domain-containing protein: MKTLIIFLLAFLSFNATYGQTKADTLEAHRLFEEGERLLFAYKMHKALLKFQKSAKIFKAQGFEIQQAKCITYQLHCYWLLSIYSQRVLLKAESALKLFQKHKDSVNVAKAYDILGDYYSDSGIDIDKALFYYQKSIAIYQKNGYKMSVNVAWLWNNMGYIYVDQKKYKKAVTCFEKSHQMLQKLLPAGDARLGYYFSNMSLCFTKQKKYDLAIKYLQQAGKYNKGNREGYYIKIGRVYFFQNKLLLSEQYYLKALAVAKKRYQGKHQNIGEMYGRLARLSIEKKDPLIALKQLQKGLSYVVSHFIDTLNIYQHSTAENNKNVLRHSILLRHKAQAFSLLSDNLKDLQASLYNYQLYDSVTIKIQSQSSHRNYHFSQKIYPETIQVCQRLYAKTQDKKYQHLAFYFAQRSHANVLAKSVQTRRAQAMAQLPDSLINQELYLKQQRAYYQQKALRASNARQKTAYQDSIFRMIRQQDMLNEAYAQKFPKYYRLRFQSKPATVPQIQQKLDSQSVVLSYVWGKEQSHVLAITRDDFQVYTLPPQKQVTAALNAYYNALQQEQRLSVFARKSYQAYQCLLAPLQKLLRTKQKIIVTNPTLLSVPLEALVTQAYQPGWGAFGQLPYLVKKHRLTYHYSASLWWQNERRLSWSATHRLRFAGFAPFSGGKGQVMTTRANEGLLPESKAEVSAVYNFFKQKKHDAAAYLSKAATRREFLRQVSKLDILHIASHSTANLREARLARIHFAPQPQSDSTYLYAESIYYLPLKAQLVVLSSCESGVGKFEAGEGVMSLARGFLHAGAQSVVSSLWEADDVYTKKLMILFYNRALFQKVPYSHALSFAKRQLLNKDPTLHPKYWSNFILIGR; this comes from the coding sequence ATGAAAACACTGATCATTTTTTTACTCGCCTTTTTATCATTCAATGCCACTTATGGGCAAACCAAAGCAGACACTTTAGAGGCACATCGGTTGTTTGAGGAGGGGGAGAGGTTATTATTTGCTTACAAAATGCATAAAGCCTTGCTGAAATTTCAAAAATCAGCTAAAATATTTAAGGCACAAGGTTTTGAGATACAACAGGCGAAGTGTATTACATATCAGTTGCATTGTTATTGGTTGCTATCTATTTATAGCCAACGGGTGCTATTGAAGGCAGAGAGTGCCTTGAAATTATTTCAGAAGCACAAAGACTCTGTAAATGTAGCCAAGGCCTATGATATCCTTGGGGATTATTATTCTGATTCAGGGATAGATATTGACAAAGCACTCTTTTACTATCAAAAATCTATAGCTATTTATCAAAAAAATGGTTATAAAATGAGTGTGAATGTAGCTTGGCTGTGGAACAATATGGGTTATATATATGTAGATCAAAAAAAATATAAGAAAGCCGTTACTTGTTTTGAAAAAAGCCACCAAATGCTTCAAAAGTTGTTGCCCGCAGGAGATGCTCGTTTGGGTTACTACTTTTCGAATATGAGCCTGTGTTTTACGAAACAAAAAAAATATGATTTAGCAATTAAATATTTACAACAAGCTGGTAAGTATAATAAAGGAAATAGGGAGGGGTATTATATAAAGATAGGAAGGGTATATTTTTTTCAAAATAAATTATTATTGAGCGAGCAGTATTACCTGAAGGCACTTGCAGTAGCTAAAAAACGTTACCAGGGAAAACATCAAAACATAGGGGAAATGTACGGTAGATTAGCTCGTTTATCCATTGAAAAAAAAGACCCTTTGATAGCATTAAAGCAGCTACAAAAAGGTCTTAGTTATGTAGTGAGCCATTTTATAGATACGCTCAATATTTATCAACACTCTACTGCTGAAAATAATAAAAACGTCTTAAGACATTCAATCTTGCTTCGTCATAAAGCCCAGGCCTTTTCTTTACTTTCTGATAACCTGAAAGACCTCCAAGCTTCTTTGTATAATTACCAATTGTATGATAGTGTCACCATAAAAATACAATCTCAGAGTAGCCATCGAAACTATCATTTTTCCCAAAAGATATACCCTGAAACCATTCAAGTCTGTCAACGATTGTACGCTAAAACCCAAGACAAAAAATACCAGCACCTGGCGTTTTATTTTGCCCAACGTAGTCACGCGAATGTGCTTGCCAAATCAGTGCAGACGCGCCGGGCTCAGGCAATGGCTCAGCTGCCCGATTCTTTGATCAACCAAGAGTTGTATTTGAAACAACAGCGGGCATATTATCAACAAAAAGCACTGAGGGCAAGCAATGCCCGGCAAAAAACAGCGTACCAGGATTCTATTTTTAGGATGATCCGCCAACAAGATATGCTCAATGAGGCTTACGCCCAAAAGTTTCCCAAATATTACCGTTTACGGTTTCAGAGCAAGCCGGCAACCGTGCCCCAGATCCAGCAAAAACTAGACAGTCAATCGGTGGTGTTGAGCTATGTTTGGGGCAAGGAGCAAAGCCATGTATTGGCCATTACCCGTGACGATTTTCAGGTATACACTTTGCCTCCCCAAAAACAGGTAACCGCGGCTTTAAATGCCTACTACAATGCCCTGCAACAAGAACAACGTTTGTCAGTTTTTGCCCGCAAGAGTTATCAAGCGTACCAATGTTTGCTGGCACCCCTGCAAAAGCTGTTGCGCACCAAACAAAAAATAATAGTAACCAACCCTACCTTATTGAGCGTGCCTCTCGAAGCCTTGGTGACTCAAGCTTACCAACCTGGTTGGGGGGCTTTTGGTCAGTTGCCTTATTTGGTGAAAAAACACCGCTTGACTTATCATTATTCGGCGAGCTTGTGGTGGCAAAACGAGCGCCGCCTATCTTGGTCTGCCACGCACCGCCTCCGTTTTGCGGGTTTTGCCCCGTTTAGCGGGGGCAAGGGGCAAGTAATGACCACCCGCGCCAACGAGGGCTTGTTGCCCGAAAGCAAGGCAGAGGTAAGCGCCGTGTACAATTTTTTTAAGCAAAAAAAGCATGATGCCGCTGCCTATTTGTCTAAGGCGGCTACCCGGCGGGAGTTTTTACGCCAGGTGAGCAAGTTGGACATATTACACATTGCGAGCCACAGTACCGCCAACCTCCGCGAGGCACGCCTGGCGCGCATTCATTTTGCTCCTCAGCCCCAGTCCGACTCTACCTATTTGTATGCTGAAAGTATTTATTATTTGCCGCTCAAGGCGCAATTGGTGGTATTGAGTAGTTGCGAGTCGGGGGTGGGCAAATTTGAGGCGGGCGAAGGGGTCATGTCTTTGGCGCGGGGCTTTTTGCACGCGGGTGCCCAAAGCGTGGTTTCGTCGTTGTGGGAAGCCGATGATGTGTACACCAAAAAACTGATGATTTTGTTTTATAATCGGGCGTTGTTTCAAAAGGTACCCTACAGCCACGCCTTAAGCTTTGCCAAACGCCAGTTGCTCAACAAAGACCCCACGCTACACCCCAAATACTGGAGCAACTTTATATTGATTGGACGCTAA
- a CDS encoding CHAT domain-containing protein: MKTWIIFLLALLSFNATYGQTKVDTLEAHRLFEEGKKLYFAYKMHSALLKFQKSAEIFKTQGFETQRAKCIRYQLSCYRLLAIYSQQVLLKAKIALKLFQKRQDSVSVAKVYDYIGDYYSRSGVNTEKAVFYYYKAAKIYRKNGLRLRLAWLWNGLGGLYQSQGMYAKAIEAYNNNYQLLKKMIPEGDTRFSVYFIRMGICFMKQKKYDLALKYLQRARKYIQRGWEGYYTNMGYLYLSQNKLLLSEQYYLKALVVAKKRYNGKHQNIGSAYGNLAWLSIKKKNYLAALKRVQKGLSYVVSHFTDTLNIYHHTSVKNSKYPHKYLYLLLRKAKAFSLFSDSLKDLKASIYNYQLYDSVTIEVQSQSSHRNYHFSQKVYPEAIQVCQRLYAKTQDKKYQHLAFYFAQRSHANVLAKSLQTRRAKVMVRLPDSLVNQEMYLKQQRAYYQQKALTASNARQKTAYQDSIFRMIRQQDMLNEAYAQKFPKYYRLRFQSKPATVPQIQQKLDSQSVVLSYVWGKEQSHVLAITRDDFQVYTLPPQKQVTAALNAYYNALQQEQRLSVFARKSYQAYQCLLAPLQKLLRTKQKIIVTNPTLLSVPLEALVTQPYQSTWRSFGQLPYLVKQHTLSYHYSASLWWQNERRLSWSATHRLRFAGFAPFSGGKGQVMTTRANEGLLPESKAEVSAVYNFFKQKKHDAAAYLSKAATRREFLRQVSQLDILHIASHSTANLREARLARIHFAPQPQADSTYLYAERIYYLPLKAQLVVLSSCESGVGKFEVGEGVMSLARGFLHAGAQSVVSSLWEADDVYTKKLMILFYNQALFGQVPYSHALSFAKRQLLSQEPTLHPKYWSNFILIGR; encoded by the coding sequence ATGAAAACCTGGATCATTTTTTTACTCGCCCTTTTATCATTCAATGCCACTTATGGGCAAACCAAAGTAGATACTTTAGAGGCGCATCGGTTGTTTGAGGAGGGGAAGAAGCTATACTTTGCTTATAAAATGCATAGTGCTTTGCTGAAATTTCAAAAATCAGCTGAAATATTTAAGACACAAGGTTTTGAGACACAACGGGCGAAGTGTATTAGATATCAGTTGTCTTGTTATCGGCTGCTAGCTATTTATAGCCAACAGGTGCTATTGAAGGCAAAAATCGCTTTGAAATTATTTCAGAAGCGTCAAGACTCTGTAAGTGTAGCCAAAGTCTATGATTACATCGGGGATTATTATTCTCGCTCAGGGGTAAACACTGAAAAAGCAGTTTTTTACTATTACAAAGCCGCCAAGATTTATCGAAAAAATGGTCTGCGGCTACGTTTAGCTTGGTTGTGGAATGGCCTAGGTGGGCTGTATCAGTCTCAAGGAATGTATGCAAAAGCGATAGAAGCTTATAATAATAATTATCAATTGCTCAAAAAAATGATTCCCGAAGGAGATACTAGATTTAGTGTTTATTTTATAAGGATGGGCATTTGTTTTATGAAACAAAAAAAATATGATTTGGCACTTAAATATTTACAACGAGCCCGTAAATACATTCAAAGAGGGTGGGAAGGTTATTACACCAATATGGGATATTTATATTTGAGTCAAAATAAGCTTTTATTAAGTGAGCAGTATTACCTGAAGGCGCTTGTGGTAGCTAAAAAACGTTATAATGGAAAACATCAAAATATAGGGTCTGCTTACGGAAACTTGGCTTGGTTATCCATTAAAAAAAAGAACTATTTGGCAGCATTAAAGCGTGTACAAAAAGGACTTAGTTATGTAGTGAGTCACTTTACAGATACTTTGAATATTTATCATCATACCAGTGTAAAAAACAGTAAGTATCCTCATAAATATTTATATTTACTACTACGTAAGGCTAAAGCATTCTCCTTGTTTTCTGATAGCTTAAAAGACCTCAAAGCCTCTATATATAATTACCAATTGTATGATAGTGTCACCATAGAAGTGCAATCTCAGAGCAGCCATCGAAACTATCATTTTTCCCAAAAGGTATACCCCGAAGCCATTCAAGTCTGCCAACGATTATACGCCAAAACCCAAGACAAAAAATACCAACACCTGGCGTTTTATTTTGCCCAACGTAGTCACGCGAATGTGCTTGCCAAGTCGTTGCAGACGCGTCGGGCTAAAGTAATGGTGCGTTTGCCCGATTCCTTAGTCAATCAAGAAATGTATTTGAAACAACAGCGGGCGTACTATCAGCAAAAAGCATTGACGGCAAGCAATGCCCGGCAAAAAACAGCGTACCAGGATTCTATTTTTAGGATGATCCGCCAACAAGATATGCTCAATGAGGCTTACGCCCAAAAATTCCCCAAATATTACCGTTTACGGTTTCAGAGCAAGCCGGCAACCGTGCCCCAGATCCAGCAAAAACTAGACAGTCAATCGGTGGTGTTGAGCTATGTTTGGGGCAAGGAGCAAAGCCATGTATTGGCCATTACCCGTGACGATTTTCAGGTATACACTTTGCCTCCCCAAAAACAGGTAACCGCGGCTTTAAATGCCTACTACAATGCCCTGCAACAAGAACAACGTTTGTCAGTTTTTGCCCGCAAGAGTTATCAAGCGTACCAATGTTTGCTGGCACCCCTGCAAAAGCTGTTGCGCACCAAACAAAAAATAATAGTAACCAACCCTACCTTATTGAGCGTGCCCCTCGAAGCTTTAGTTACCCAACCTTATCAATCTACCTGGCGGTCTTTTGGTCAGTTACCTTATTTAGTGAAACAACATACCCTTAGCTACCATTATTCGGCGAGCTTGTGGTGGCAAAACGAGCGTCGCCTATCTTGGTCTGCCACGCACCGCCTCCGTTTTGCGGGTTTTGCCCCGTTTAGCGGGGGCAAGGGACAAGTCATGACTACCCGCGCCAATGAGGGCTTGTTGCCCGAAAGCAAGGCAGAGGTAAGCGCCGTGTACAATTTTTTTAAGCAAAAAAAGCATGATGCCGCTGCCTATTTGTCTAAGGCGGCTACCCGGCGGGAGTTTTTACGCCAGGTGAGCCAGTTGGACATTTTGCACATTGCCAGCCACAGCACCGCCAACCTCCGCGAGGCACGCCTGGCGCGCATTCATTTTGCTCCTCAGCCTCAAGCTGACTCTACCTATTTGTATGCCGAGCGCATTTACTATTTGCCGCTCAAGGCGCAATTGGTGGTGCTGAGCAGTTGCGAGTCGGGGGTGGGCAAGTTTGAGGTGGGCGAAGGGGTCATGTCTTTGGCGCGGGGTTTTTTGCACGCGGGAGCCCAAAGCGTGGTTTCGTCGTTGTGGGAAGCCGATGATGTGTACACCAAAAAACTGATGATTTTGTTTTACAACCAGGCGTTGTTTGGGCAGGTGCCCTACAGCCACGCCTTAAGTTTTGCCAAACGCCAGTTGCTCAGCCAAGAACCCACGCTCCACCCCAAATACTGGAGCAACTTTATATTGATTGGACGTTAG
- a CDS encoding site-2 protease family protein encodes MNTSSRGVPQAPKRSLTAWVKLSIILLTGALGGYFFSYLLQDNLYTPSLYHKLALLPVLLGVVLLVLIVHEGGHVLAGWWVGFEFRMVTVGPFMLQKEGEKIRFRWNTRLNAAGGLALCLPKTEQNLRHNFIKFVAGGPIASLLFALFCLSAYYFTNHHAQGGTLSSFWLLSGTLSGMIFFTTIIPMRSKGFFSDGARILNLVRGGKETTIDLVVLTTTVASSSGIRPRHLNVAPIAQILESERAHPFIPYLQLYMYTHLIDQQKPAAAYPYLLEALAGRHHIPTGYQAMLWLDLAFYQAYYLQKPQEAQETLQKAKINAVTPTHLIHKSKAAIWWAEGAHQAALQEAYQALEALSQSTDKGGAIAEEEFLQQFIQALENTRY; translated from the coding sequence ATGAATACTTCTTCTCGTGGTGTACCCCAAGCCCCCAAACGCAGCCTGACTGCCTGGGTCAAACTCTCCATTATTTTACTCACTGGTGCCTTGGGCGGTTATTTTTTTTCCTACCTTCTGCAAGACAACCTCTACACTCCATCGCTGTATCATAAACTTGCCTTGTTGCCTGTTTTGCTGGGCGTTGTATTACTGGTACTCATCGTACACGAAGGGGGGCATGTGCTTGCCGGATGGTGGGTAGGATTTGAATTTCGTATGGTCACCGTTGGTCCTTTTATGCTCCAAAAAGAAGGAGAAAAAATTCGCTTTCGCTGGAATACCCGCCTCAATGCTGCGGGTGGGCTTGCCCTGTGCCTACCCAAAACAGAGCAAAACCTAAGGCACAATTTCATTAAGTTTGTGGCAGGTGGTCCCATAGCCAGCCTATTATTTGCTCTGTTTTGCCTGAGTGCGTATTACTTTACCAATCACCACGCTCAAGGGGGAACACTCTCCAGTTTTTGGTTATTGAGCGGCACCCTGTCAGGCATGATATTTTTTACTACCATTATCCCTATGCGCTCTAAAGGCTTTTTTTCTGATGGTGCCCGCATACTAAACCTGGTAAGAGGCGGAAAAGAAACCACCATAGATTTAGTCGTACTTACTACCACAGTAGCTTCTTCTTCGGGCATTCGTCCTCGCCATTTAAATGTAGCCCCCATTGCCCAAATACTCGAAAGTGAACGCGCCCACCCTTTTATTCCTTACTTACAGCTGTACATGTACACCCACCTGATAGACCAGCAAAAACCAGCCGCCGCCTATCCTTACTTATTAGAGGCATTGGCAGGCAGGCACCACATACCTACCGGGTACCAGGCAATGCTTTGGCTAGACCTGGCTTTTTATCAGGCCTATTATTTACAAAAACCTCAAGAGGCACAAGAAACGTTGCAAAAAGCCAAAATAAATGCAGTAACTCCCACTCACTTGATACACAAAAGCAAAGCAGCCATTTGGTGGGCAGAAGGTGCCCACCAAGCCGCACTACAAGAAGCCTATCAAGCACTGGAAGCCCTGAGTCAGTCTACCGATAAAGGTGGGGCCATTGCCGAAGAAGAGTTCCTCCAACAATTTATTCAGGCTTTAGAAAACACAAGGTACTAA
- a CDS encoding penicillin-binding protein, with amino-acid sequence MSIKRDILIRVQLSFLAVIVVSTAIIAKVVYIQFVEEDKWQKIAKENALDYKVTKAIRGDIYAENDALLATSVPSFKLSFDPMIAADSVYKNGIAVLCDSLSKHFKDKTSEEYYRKINDARLAKRRYLVLTNRPINYYEQQRLAKWPIFNQGQRRGGVLFEKISKRTYPFGDLAERLIGRIDEKGSGIVGLEKSFNDTLAGINGEALYQKIAGGDWKPIQTNSRIRPIDGYDIYSSIDVNMQEMASNALENRVITTDADFGCVVIMDVKTGYVKAMANLSRTKEDSTFSERYNYAIGDYGSIDPGSTFKLASALALFQHTDVKLNDTVETGNRRFRYADAVMTDDGPGGRLTVQQAFEYSSNIGVSKLMNKYFNQTDPQRNLLIDYFEKLWLAKPLNFQIVGEAQPIIKRPTDPTWSGVTIPWLSIGYECKVSPLQILTLYNGIANNGKLMKPQIVKEIRKADRRIKQYVPIILNEQMCSPEALRKAQTILRGVVQRGTARSINSRAYQIAGKTGTSQKVVNRGGRKRYVKQYKTSFVGYFPADNPKYSCIVVIDNPRRGKRSGGGIAAPVFRKIADQLHARDVEMRQMSSSGSFTMADVSNFPRKHIGHKKDLNVIAKELNVVTVDSSGTMDWVRPFRRKLAVQWKKHRLSSKGVPNVIGMTLRDALYVLENRKMKVSFAGRGRVKSQSVMPGASIPSDGKILLILKK; translated from the coding sequence GTGAGTATAAAACGTGACATATTGATACGGGTACAACTGTCGTTTTTGGCGGTTATTGTTGTATCTACCGCTATCATTGCCAAGGTGGTGTACATTCAGTTTGTAGAAGAAGATAAATGGCAAAAAATTGCTAAAGAAAACGCCCTGGACTACAAAGTAACAAAGGCCATCAGAGGAGATATATACGCCGAAAACGATGCCTTGCTTGCTACCTCTGTACCTAGTTTTAAGCTATCGTTTGACCCTATGATAGCGGCTGACTCGGTTTATAAAAATGGCATCGCGGTTTTGTGTGATTCGCTCTCGAAGCATTTCAAAGACAAAACCTCAGAAGAATATTACCGAAAAATAAACGATGCCCGACTTGCCAAACGACGTTATTTGGTATTGACCAATCGCCCCATTAATTACTACGAACAACAACGCCTTGCCAAGTGGCCTATTTTCAATCAGGGACAACGCAGAGGAGGAGTATTGTTTGAAAAAATATCTAAACGTACTTACCCATTTGGTGACCTGGCCGAACGTTTGATTGGGCGAATTGATGAAAAGGGAAGTGGAATTGTAGGGTTGGAAAAAAGCTTTAATGATACACTTGCCGGAATCAATGGAGAGGCTTTGTATCAAAAAATTGCCGGGGGCGATTGGAAACCTATTCAGACTAACTCTCGAATTCGCCCAATAGATGGCTACGATATTTACTCTTCTATTGATGTAAATATGCAAGAAATGGCCTCCAACGCCTTGGAAAACAGGGTGATTACTACAGACGCAGACTTTGGCTGTGTAGTAATCATGGATGTAAAAACCGGGTATGTAAAAGCCATGGCTAACTTAAGCCGAACCAAAGAAGACAGCACTTTTTCGGAACGTTATAACTATGCCATTGGCGACTATGGAAGCATAGACCCAGGTTCTACTTTTAAACTTGCTTCGGCGCTTGCTTTGTTTCAGCATACCGATGTAAAACTAAACGATACGGTAGAAACAGGTAACCGAAGGTTTCGCTATGCCGACGCAGTAATGACTGATGATGGTCCCGGGGGACGCTTAACTGTACAACAGGCGTTTGAGTACTCGTCAAATATTGGTGTATCTAAATTAATGAACAAGTACTTTAACCAGACCGACCCCCAAAGAAATTTATTGATTGATTATTTTGAAAAATTATGGTTAGCCAAACCACTCAATTTTCAGATTGTAGGGGAGGCACAACCTATCATCAAACGCCCTACTGACCCTACCTGGAGTGGGGTTACTATTCCGTGGTTGTCTATAGGCTACGAGTGTAAGGTGTCGCCTTTACAAATACTTACCCTGTATAATGGCATAGCAAATAATGGCAAATTGATGAAGCCACAAATTGTCAAAGAAATTCGCAAAGCTGATCGTCGCATCAAACAATATGTCCCTATCATTCTCAATGAACAAATGTGCTCGCCAGAGGCTTTACGCAAAGCTCAAACAATATTAAGAGGAGTGGTTCAACGAGGTACTGCCCGCTCTATCAATAGCAGGGCTTACCAAATTGCGGGTAAAACCGGTACTTCGCAAAAAGTAGTAAACCGAGGAGGACGCAAAAGATATGTCAAACAGTATAAGACGTCTTTTGTGGGCTACTTTCCGGCCGACAATCCCAAGTATAGCTGCATTGTAGTGATAGATAACCCTCGCAGAGGCAAACGTTCGGGTGGTGGCATAGCCGCTCCTGTATTTAGAAAAATAGCTGACCAGTTACACGCCAGAGACGTAGAAATGCGCCAGATGAGTTCTTCAGGCAGTTTTACAATGGCAGACGTATCTAACTTTCCCAGAAAACACATTGGTCATAAAAAAGATTTGAACGTGATAGCCAAAGAATTGAATGTAGTTACTGTAGACAGCAGTGGTACTATGGACTGGGTAAGACCTTTTCGTCGTAAGCTGGCTGTACAATGGAAAAAACACCGTTTGTCAAGCAAAGGAGTGCCCAACGTCATAGGAATGACCCTACGCGACGCGCTCTATGTGCTCGAAAACCGTAAAATGAAGGTGTCATTTGCCGGACGAGGCAGGGTAAAGAGCCAATCGGTCATGCCGGGCGCTTCTATTCCTTCTGATGGCAAAATATTACTCATACTTAAAAAATAA